The Solanum lycopersicum chromosome 8, SLM_r2.1 DNA segment ATTTTTGTGATTGCATGTGACTCCTtgtttgagttttcttatgTTCCTTTGTATACTTGCGAGAATCTTGTCCCAATGTTATCAAAACTGAAAAGCATAAAGAAAAAAGGTCTCTTGGGATCTTTAAGCTCAAACCATAAATAACATGCAAGGTCAACTGAAGAAAGGGACACATAATAACTGTAGACACAAATTATAGTATGcaatcaaaagaattaaaaaatctaCAGTAGAAGtgaatatttattgtttatgctACCATCTTAAGAGGAAGTCAGTAGGCCATTAAACACGCACCTTACCTATAATGAGCAAACTTAAGGAATTAAATCCTTCTGAAGTTTAATGCTTCCTTGAAGTATATCTTGGTTTATTCATACATTAGGGGTGTGCTTGTTATGAAGGAAAACATGCTGTATaaaagtttttcaaattttccttGTTCGGTTggtaaaatttaaggaaagtaTTTTCTCTAGGAAAGTAAACGAGAAAAATGATTTCCTTAATAGAAGTAGGGAAAACAAGTATACAAATGGAATTCCACATTGATTGTGTCCTCCCCAACCACCTCGTCTTCACCCCCATCCACACCATCCAACCCTCACCTTTCATAGTATTTGTCTTGATTgtatataaatgatttttaggATAATATTTTTTGCATAAATACGAACAAGCGAACACAAGAAAATAAGTAAGGAACCCTCATATTTTCctagaaaacattttctaagaAAACCTTTTCCATGGAAACATTTTCTTTCGTACTGAACAcaccttaatttttttctctgaagtaacaaaaacattttaaaagcATTTGGAATTTCATTTCGGCAAGCTGCTTCACTGTGTGTGTGGGATGATTTATTTATCTGTTTTTCTTATAATGAATGCAGGCAAAGGAAGTCAGAAGGTTGGCCGACAATATGGTTCAGTTTGGAAAGGAGGTACAAATATGGATAGAAGATTGAaatttttaagtatatttatttataaatgatatCTGAAGTTTTTTGGTATGTAAAGAATGCTAATATGTCGTTTAAGTCTCTAGAATGTTAATATGTTGTTTTGGTTTGATTCATCCTTGATATGCATATCAAGACTTCGTTGAAAAGTGAAATAGGAATATACTGCAAGAAAATGTCAATCAATCAGTAATGTCTGTGTACatagttttttatttgataGATTCTTTATCTAAAATTCTATCACTTCCTTCCACTAGAAGTTGTTTAACGATGTCATTTGTTCTATGAAATTAATAGTCGATCTTTCACAGCTAGTTTTAGAGAGAAAATTTGCCTTCTCTATGATTTTGAGTCTGCAGTATCTTCTGGCAGAAGCTGTAGACATTTTTTCTTCGTCAGAAACCGTTTAGTGTGAGGGATCTAGAGTTGAGCTGATTTACTGAGTAATTTAAGCTACTTGTGGAAAAATGGAAGGTAAATTGgttgtattttttttacgtTGATGATGAGGTAGCAAGGTAGCCATCTCTGTCCCTCACTGGTGCGTGCCATGGTTTATGGTGGGAGTTGCAAGCTTGATTATAATGTCGAGAGATGATGCAGATAGAAAGCTGGCATTTTTGGAGTATTGCTTGGTCCTTTAATTTCATTAGTAGGCTGGGTCAGTAGATTTGATCTCAGATTGGTGGTGAGATGTTGAAGAGAGTGACCCGAATTAAGGTATCCAAGTAAGGCTATGCCTTGCTGTACCAAGTTTAGTAACTAGTGCTTGTAACCGAAGTGAGTGCAATAATGTGGTGGGATTTTATGCATTTCAAAGGAGATGCCTTGCTGATTCTCAGGTTTCCCTCAAGGTAGATGCTGAGCAAGCTTTGTAGAAAGGAAGTGGGCGTGTTGTCTTTTTGCTGCTTGGTTGATACCCTTCAGCACAGGGTGCACGTGATTGAGAATAAGAAAACAGGGGATCATAAATTAACCTAATGTGGGCCCCCCTCGATCTTTTGGGCGTTGGACTTTGTTAACAGGATGGGATATATGTGCAGAGGCTTTTTGAATGTGGACCTATTCCTACTGATATATTAAATTCTTAGTGGAAGATGGTGGTAGTGTTTCGAGTCATGTAGGGCAAGAGATGGAGAGTTCTGCTGTAAGGTTGATTTCCATTGAAGAAAGTTCTGTTTTGGTCCCAAATACTTCAGTATTTTTCCAGAAGATTCAGTTTGAATCAGGACAAATGGAAACTTAAGTTTTGGGGTTTGCAGTTTGCTCAATGGTTTTATGAAATTGTCTTAACCAGTTTATGTAAGATGCAGATTACCAAGTGTTTTCACGAAGCTTCTATGAGAGGAAGTGGTGTTCATTGCCACCGACTTTTCCATGGCAATGAACACCACTTCCTCTGGTTAAAGCTTCATGTGCTCACTGGTAATTTACACCTTATGTAAACTGGTTAAGTAAGATAAGTAGATTTTTGTCCAAGTGTAGAAAATGGGAGTACAATAGAATTAATGAGGAAGATAGGGAAGTTATCCCAAAATATGAGGAAGACAAGGGAGAAAAGGACAGTACCAGGGAATTCTTGTCCAAAATGCCAATCTTAAAAAGTAGTCAACCAAAGGAGATGTTACTAATGAGAACAATTAGTGTACACAAAAGCATAATGGTTTTCACCATGGTTCATGAGTAACATGTAATGGGTAGGAAGTTTCtttatttggttttgatttGAGAGCGTATATCACAAGGCTGGAATTTAAGAAATGGGTGAAACATTGTATCCCTTTAGgcagtgttatcaaaggcgcgcttaagccctgaagcgaggctCAAAACGTGTTGAGCGCTTCGCCTCGCTTTGTGTGCGCTTCAGTGTCGTCATCAAGGTTCTAAGGCAAGGTTTCCTTGTCAATGAGCCTCTTATGAAGAAGTGACACTAAATAATTCATATTTCgctttatcataaaattttttcaatttctttggtcatatataattatcattCTTGGCCAAGCAtatatttagttttcttttctccctttgcgccttttttcattaaagcccaCACTTTATTTGCGCTTTAAGCCCCTACGAACCTTAGAGCTTTTTTGCACTTTtcgcctttgataacactgcAGTCTTAGGTTTGTTCAACTTGGATAAATTCCTTTTACTCTAACAAGGATTGTCTTAACGTTGAATACCATATAACTGAAAGGATTATTAGGATCACTTTCTTGGTTGTAGACTTGTAGTAGTGTTGTTGGTTGGAGCTTAAGCTGATTGACCTTGGTGTTGTTGGTTTCTTTTGTGACTCGAGTTAGAAAATACTCTTGAGGTTAATCTAACTTTTTTCTCATGTTTCTTGTTTCAAAATCTCGCTTCAATGACAACTAAAAACAGAATATCTTTGTGCATTTCTCATCTGAAAAAACAGTAAGATGGAATCTAAAGTGCACGTCACTAGTTCTAATATTTCCGCAAACAAAAGCTTGATATTTAAATGGAGAAGGGTAGCAGGTTCATTATCCACTAAGTTTTGAACTGTGTGGCTTCAGGGATTTTTCGGTTATCAAAACATAGTTATTATATACATACgtacttaataataataagagtagtataaattataacttttcTGATAAATACTGGCAGTTATTTGCTCTGTCTTCTCTCATTTGTTCTCTGAGCATTGTCCTCTTTCAGGAGTTTGTTTATATTTTGGCACTTTTTGAACTATTTCAGGGAACTCTATGTGCTGCAAGACAGGCAGCTGCCTTTGTGCGTGGGGATGATGTCATTCATAAGCTCTTTACTGAATTGGCTTACAGATACAAGTGAACCCCAAACCATCAACTTTCTACTCTACTTCttttaaatattgatttgtagttgtaaatatctttaaattcaTATGTTACAGAGATAGAGCTGGTGGATACACGAGAATGCTCCGAACTCGCATTCGAGTAGGTGATGCTGCACCAATGGCCTATATAGAGTAAGATTTTCACTTTAACAGATGCATAATCTTTGCTAGAAGATACTTAGAAATGGCTTCCAGATGATTTCGGTACTattaacacaaaaaaaagaatatgctTGCTCAAAAGACCGTGAAGGGATGGCCTATAATAGGCCGATCTCTGACCAgttttatgttgttttgacAGGTTTATTGATAGAGAAAATGAACTTAGACAATCCAAACCACCAAATCCTCAACCCCCACAGAGACCAGCCATGGACCCCTGGACAAGATCTCGGCTTAGCCGGCAGTTTGCACCACCTAAGGAGGAGAAAATCTCTGACTCTGATTGTTAGTATGAGTTTTTTCTTGGAAGTGCATTCTAAATGAATTTTGTCTTTTCAAATCATAATGATATATCTGTGTTCTACATGATTGGAGGCCTACACGTAGCAgtgtaatgaaaataatgtttcaTTCAATAGTACTAGGCATGGTGGGTGGTAGATTGAATTGGTTTTAAGCTTGTGTGTTTTCCACCCTGGCTTTTTCTCTAGTTGATCAATACATATGAATCGTCGTCCAGAAGCTTCTTGACTCGTGTTTTAGAAACCCCACGCGCCACCCTGCGGTGCATAATTATGCTATTGTTGCAGTAGAGTCGGTATTCTCTCTTTGAGGCCTGTACCATGCTCCTTGATAACCTTTCTACATGGTTGATAGAGGAGAGCTTTGTGTGGGAAATCTGTGTATGAAGTATTTGTGggatgattatttatttttatttttatgaatgtaATCCTTTTCTAGTAAAATACTttctaattcatatatttttatgaaaaataactGCCTTAACATTGAATTGTCTAGGCAACAGAAGATTTTTTAATTCATCTTGATTAATTTCCTTACATTAAAGTTGTAGAAGTATAAACTCTTGCTCTTATTCATGTTTTGTTTATCATCTTTGTTGCCCAAGGAAAATCAAGATTTACTTATTTTCTGTCCTTGCTGAAATGCTACATTAGAATGGTTCATAAGTCTTAATTTAGTTCTAGGATACAAGTGGTGTCATTTTTTCAGTTAAACCATACTATTAAGTTAAATTAGTTACTAATTGTTGAAAGTATTTGATACAAAGAAACGATTAAGATATTGTTCAGCACacacttttttaatatattgttgttgttttttttttgatattgtaACGCCCTAATATTTAAATGGGAAAGGGGTTAAAAGTATCCCTCGATGTGTTCATTAGTTAAATATGCCCTCGtcattaaaataaagttatttttacctCCGTTGTCTACAAATTTGTTATATATACCCTTTATTTGAATGGAAAATTCtaaatctaacaaaaataactCAATTTACTTAAATTGATCAATTTAAACTCGACTCGATCCACCATATTCATCTTGGCGGGGCTTAATTTGTGATTCAATAGAAAAAGGATGACCTTTTTAAGGGGTCTTACTTAGGTTCAAATATCAGTATAAAAGTTATAACACTACTCTTCTCAGGAAGCTTCTAATCTCACTGGCAGTTGCATCATGTCATTTAGGTGATTGATTCCATTTACACAGTGTATGTAATACGAATACTAATATCACAGAAAGGAAGTTTGACTATTTTGTAGGGCTGCTCTCTTCTGCGTCGACTGCTATGTGCTAAAGGCTGCGGAAAAAGAGCGATAAGGCTTTCTGGATTCAATGACCAACCTTATCTTGCAATTTTTTGAATAGACTTTTAACACGCCCAAACTTTGATTTAATCATGTTGAAAATTGCCCCTTCtaacatataaaatacaaaaatataaacgtCCACACCTTCACTAGCTCTTCATTGATCTTCCACACTCACTCGAATAATCTTTTTCAGaatcaataattaatatcatgttttatgacacttaattttttcttttatacaaccctataaatataaatatttatgaaaatcaTGTTATACGGAGTAATACATATTTGATGACTTGAAAAGCACTTGGATAATACTtgggagaaaaaataataattaaagctTCTTGTTCTCTATATACTATCTGCATTTCTTTGCCttaattatattactacaaTTTTTTGATAACAAAACCAAATAAATTATGACACTTGTACGGTAAATTTATCAAGTTATAGGCAATTATGAGCGTTggatataaatatgaaaacgtgaatataattaatataatgtatagtatgcatacatatatatatatatatacacataaactaatcatatatataactcAGACatattaacatattaaaattatacaCTCAATATATCACCGTACTAAAACTCTATATGTTAATTGTTATCAACGATGAGATCAAATTATCTAATTAGCAAAACTAAGGTAAACAAGATTACTGTTTTGATGACATCTTACTTTTGAggaattttgaattaaaatattgatagtCCAATAATAGAGATCAAACTCAATCATTTCATTCTCAAAAAGATAAAGCCTAAATTAAACTCACGTAAAAGATTATATCctcttcattatttttcttaattattatttaaagaaaagatCATGAGATTGATGGAGACATGTTTCCTAATATTGACACGTGTCAGCTAATAGTTACTAGCTGACTTATCTCCCTAAATAACGAAGGGAACATAGAAAGAGCTCATCCTCATCCAAAGTTTTGGATTTGAATCTTAGTAGGGAGAAAATTTTATTAggaatattttttagaataatatttataatacctaatttaaatttaattaagattttaatatagatatttaacataaaaataataattcatgttcaatttattgatatttttaatctttcatactaaaattcacttttatataattagaaacattcaatttttcaaaaaatatcgtgctttcttaatgaattaatttttagatataaatatctaagattaattttaattcgaagaaaaatattttatttaaagattTGAAAGTTCTTGAAACTGACTTCAAAGTTCTGTCTATATTGTATACTTTCTGTATGTTAGAGAAAACAGTAACATTTATAAAAGTAAACACCAAattattctcttttctttttcttcttgttattgttgttgcgTAGAAGTTTCTTCAATCTTGAAtggttgaattacttttttcaattctcatttattttatttttgattgtgTTGAAGCACATTCTCTCcaaattttcaagtatttgaacattttttctctaattcataatattttttttcttgattatgttGGAGCATTTCTCTTCGACTTTCAAGTGTTGAAGCACTTTTCCACACTCGAGTGTACTtcttttaaaatctataatatttttgtaagttttttttttaaataattaatttatatttatcactTGATAGATGTTTGTCGATATAATCATTAACTAAACGGACTGATATATATAGATCATGACTCATATGAcgataattatgattttttttaaataattaatttatatttatcactCGATAGATGTTTATCGATATAATCGTTAACTAAACCGACTGATATATATAGATCATATGACTTATATGACGATAATTATGattagaaattaattattttttttctaagaatATTTGATAATATGTCAAATTGTTTCACGTGAAGGAAAGGGTAAGGTAACTTATAGCATGATACCTATATTGTTTACGCGTAAGTTGAAAAGTAAATTTGTTCaacctttttcttattttaatagttatataaaagtaataaaataaagaacaactttcgtatatagtaaaaatataatttatatttacatGCTATAgaaaagtttgtataattatgctctataataaatataaatatatgtattttgttatatatacaaaaaaacacaattatataatttgctatacatgtATAAAGAAATCAATTGTATACTTGCTATACATGTACAAAAGAaagtagttatatacaaatcaGTTGCATAcgtataaaacgaaaaagagaaaacgataaaaaaaaattggcaagGAATATTTGTATTATACAATTGTAAGTGTATagaatgagaaaaatatatatttgcatgtgtatatacaattttctctcgctttatataaacagaaacacaatttatacatttgcgtttgtataaaagtgagaatGAGCGAAAAAGAGTAGCGTGCGAGAGTTTAAGAGAAAGAAATGACTGACAATGAATTTGCTACAAGagacaattaaatcaaagtataattataatatttaatttatatacaattttccttaaaataaatacattcaAAAACTTACAAATAATTTCacttaaatatttcataaaataagtataaaatattatgtttctTTTCAGATTTCACCATCGaatattttgatgttatgaacAGTTTTGGATAGGCGAATGGATAATGTGTTTATATCTTAAGCACCGACCTCGCAAaccattcaaaatattttcacacttattctttttttaatttaaagggCCTAATAAGGTTGCGTCGATGTCTTCCCATGCCTAATTAaacaatatttgattttgattgaattaattttcgactttcatttcatcttatttagaaTTATATTTTCAGTGTGTTTTAGGTGAATTATGTCATGTCTAAACACGTGTCTCTCACATCTCCTCACTGGGGCACATCTATGCATTTGCTCTTCACATGTTCGAGTTATCTCAACCTCTCGCCTTGTCCCCGACTTGAGTCACTCCTACCTTGCCTCATATCTCTTTATTCCTGATCATATCTCTCATAATATGCCCATACATTCATCTCtatgttctttaaaaaaaattataaatatatcattcacTTGAACTAGTCAAAATATAGAGAATCGAACAAGTCTTGATTCAATTGAACACCTCAACTCGTAATAAAGTATTCGATAAACATTTTCGATTCAAATTTGAAGTAGAAAAAGGGTGGAGTGTGGAAAGATATTTTGATAAGTCTATAGGGTTAAAATAGTAATAGCATATGAAAAAGATACATGAATGCCCAGCTTTCACAAATTTCATTCAGCACGTCATCTGCCTACACCTTTCAATTTTTTCGAACTCTCTCGATAACCTCCCCGCCCACCTATAAAACCACTCACATTCGAACCCTATTCACAAAAATCCACCATTTTCTCTGTGTGCGCATTTATCTGTATACATTATTCGGCATTTGCAGGTCGGAGAATCTGATCGGAGCAAGTTGTGATCGACGATCGGAGTTGAAAGTTCGTTATTCAAAGTGTTCTGCGTTAGCTTCCTTTTATATTTCACTTTTGTTTTTGCTCCGTAATTCCGTTTTTCGCTCTTCTCATTTCTATTGAATTTACTTATATAGGTAGGTGGATTATATGAATTTTGCGCTATTATATAGTTTCCTCCAAGTATTATTAGACCTGTAATGACGCCTATCTACTGATCTCTATTTTTCGTCTTATTCTTCTGATTTGTCGTTCGTTGCATTTCATCCTCTATGTCGGAATCTATGAAATGTTTGTGCTGGTGAATTTATAGGTTTTGTTTGCTTAGAGTGATTATAATGGATTTGCCTTTGTTTGTATGTGGAGAGATACTTTTGATGGAGTTCGTAGAATTTGTGTTGTGTTGATTGTGCTCTCGTCTAGGTTCCATTTGTTGTGGAATCTATAAGATTTGTGATTGTTGTGTTatggaaaaaagaaagagaaagcgACTCTGTTGAGATTATGTTTCAGTGCCATGAGATCATGAATAATTGGTTTGCGTGCTATTGTGTTATGAATGGTTGCCTTGCAAATGCCTATGTTGAATTAGATGGTTATGTAGCGTATGTATCTTAGTGGAATGCTGCTTTATATCACTGAGCTTTTGAGCTTTGTGGTTATATTAATCCTATCCACAATTTTTTATTCACGTAGTGTATAATCCTCAGTTTCAGGGCTTTTGCCTTGGCTGATTGATTGCATGAGACCTTCACTTTTGATTGATTGAGTGGCAGCAAAATATATCCGTAGGAACGATTGACAACTAATTTGGCATTCTTTGGGCTTAGAATAGTTGATGAAATTATCTAGTTTTACTCTTAGCCTTGAAAAAATCATAGTTAAATATATAGGTACCCACAGGTTTAAGATATGGGGTACCTGTGTGGGTGGTTTAGCTATATTGATGTTTTGTGACGGTTTATAAACTGCAGTTATCAAGTAAAATTCCAGTGAGAAGATGATGAGGAATTTAAAGAAAAAGCATATAGTAAAGATCTTGATTAAACAAATACTCTTCTTTTTTCCTGTTCGGTCCCTTTTTGGTTATGAAGACGGAGACTATAAACACAAGCATTTATAAGCATGTATTTGGTCAATCTGAAGTTGCAAAGCTGGTGTCTCGATCAAATGCAAGTAGTAGTCATGATAGTGCCATACTCATTGGACATCTATGTCAATCTTCTGTTCAGTTTGTTCATCACTCTTTCCTTTTTCTATTTTGCGTTAAACTTCTGATGCTGGTATCCGTCGAGGCTATTGGTATTTGCAACtcacttttctttcaataaTAATAGGCTGACTTAGGATAGGGAGTTTCTAGTGCTTTCCAAGCCTTCTGGTATGCTTTATCTTCCAACCAATCTAATTTTGGGCTCTTGAAGGAGATCATCTGGTATATGTGGTTGTAGCTGTTCTTGACTGCTATAATGGAAGTGTAAACTCTACCTACTTTCACATGAGAGGTAGACACTGGACTGTGGAAAAATAAGATATCGTGGCACATGATGCTTTTTGTTTTGCAACTTTAGTTTTTGTGAATTTTAGTAAAATGCTAGGCATG contains these protein-coding regions:
- the LOC101252799 gene encoding uncharacterized protein; this translates as MTKFRKLNRPTGHRMSMLRTMVSQLVKHERIETTVAKAKEVRRLADNMVQFGKEGTLCAARQAAAFVRGDDVIHKLFTELAYRYKDRAGGYTRMLRTRIRVGDAAPMAYIEFIDRENELRQSKPPNPQPPQRPAMDPWTRSRLSRQFAPPKEEKISDSDC